A single genomic interval of Phocoena sinus isolate mPhoSin1 chromosome 15, mPhoSin1.pri, whole genome shotgun sequence harbors:
- the MOCS3 gene encoding adenylyltransferase and sulfurtransferase MOCS3 → MAAREEVLALQAEVAQREEELSSLKRRLAAALLAEQESERLVPVSPLPPKAALSRDEILRYSRQLVLPELGVQGQLRLATASVLVVGCGGLGCPLAQYLAAAGVGRLGLVDYDVVEVSNLARQVLHGEALAGQAKVFSAAATLRRLNSAVECVPYAQALTPATALDLVGRYDVVADCSDNVPTRYLVNDACVLTGRPLVSASALRFEGQLTVYHYGGGPCYRCVFPQPPPAETVTSCADGGVLGVVTGVLGCLQALEVLKIAAGLGPSYSGSLLLFDALGGHFRCIRLRRRRPDCAACGERPTVTDLQDYESFCGSSATDKCRSLQLLSPEERISVVDYKRLLDSGSPHVLLDVRPPVEVDLCRLPHSLHIPLKHLERRNAESLKLLGEAIQEGKQGTQEGVSLPIYVICKLGNDSQKAVKILQSWTDLDSLTVRDVVGGLMAWAAKIDGTFPQY, encoded by the coding sequence ATGGCGGCCAGGGAGGAGGTGCTCGCTTTGCAAGCTGAAGTTGCCCAGCGTGAGGAGGAGCTGAGTTCCCTGAAGCGGAGGCTGGCGGCGGCTCTTCTGGCCGAGCAGGAGTCAGAGCGGTTGGTTCCGGTGTCTCCCCTGCCGCCGAAGGCCGCCCTGTCCCGAGATGAGATTCTGCGCTACAGCCGGCAGCTCGTGCTGCCTGAGCTGGGCGTGCAGGGACAGCTGCGCCTGGCGACCGCGTCCGTGCTGGTCGTGGGCTGCGGGGGGCTCGGCTGCCCACTGGCGCAGTACCTGGCAGCGGCCGGCGTCGGCCGCCTGGGCCTTGTGGACTACGACGTAGTAGAAGTGAGCAACCTGGCCCGCCAGGTGCTGCACGGCGAGGCACTGGCCGGCCAGGCCAAGGTCTTTTCGGCCGCCGCTACACTGCGCCGTCTCAATTCGGCGGTGGAGTGCGTGCCCTACGCCCAGGCGCTCACGCCAGCCACGGCGCTAGACCTGGTTGGCCGCTATGACGTGGTGGCTGATTGCTCCGACAACGTGCCCACTCGCTACTTGGTTAACGACGCCTGTGTGCTAACCGGCCGGCCCCTCGTGTCGGCCAGCGCCCTGCGCTTCGAGGGCCAACTCACAGTCTACCACTACGGCGGTGGGCCTTGCTATCGCTGCGTGTTTCCGCAACCACCTCCGGCGGAGACGGTGACCAGCTGCGCGGATGGCGGGGTGCTTGGTGTGGTTACCGGAGTCCTGGGCTGCCTGCAGGCGCTGGAAGTGTTGAAGATCGCTGCAGGTCTGGGTCCCTCTTACAGTGGCAGCCTGTTGCTCTTTGATGCCCTCGGAGGTCATTTCCGCTGTATTCGGCTGCGGAGGCGCAGGCCCGACTGTGCAGCTTGCGGGGAGCGGCCCACTGTGACTGATCTGCAGGACTACGAAAGCTTCTGTGGCTCCTCGGCCACCGATAAGTGCCGTTCCCTACAGTTACTGAGCCCAGAGGAGCGAATTTCTGTCGTCGACTATAAGCGACTTCTGGATTCCGGGTCACCCCACGTGTTGCTGGACGTCAGGCCTCCAGTGGAGGTGGACCTGTGTCGGTTGCCTCACTCCCTACACATCCCTTTGAAACATTTGGAACGGAGGAATGCGGAGAGCCTGAAACTCTTGGGAGAAGCAATCCAGGAAGGGAAGCAGGGCACACAGGAAGGGGTATCTCTCCCCATTTATGTGATCTGCAAACTGGGCAATGACTCCCAGAAAGCCGTGAAGATCCTGCAGTCCTGGACAGACTTAGACTCTTTAACAGTTCGGGATGTTGTGGGAGGCCTCATGGCCTGGGCTGCCAAAATCGATGGAACGTTTCCGCAATACTGA